The Nitrospirota bacterium nucleotide sequence AACATTATCCTCAAGCTCATACAGGCGGCGGATTATGACGTTGAAAGGGCGCAGCGCGGCATCATCTACATTGACGAGATCGACAAGATAAGCCGTAAGACCGAGAACGTTTCAATAACGAGAGATGTCTCAGGCGAAGGTGTTCAGCAGGCGCTTCTGAAAATCATAGAAGGCACCATCGCGAATGTCCCGCCCCAGGGCGGCAGGAAACACCCGCAGCAGGAATATATCCCGGTCAACACCGCCAACATACTCTTTATCTGCGGAGGCGCGTTTATCGGCCTTGAAAAAATAATAGAGGAGAGGATCGGCAAGAAGGTTGTCGGCTTTGGTTCAGAGCCGAAGGTGCACGGCAAAAAAATAGATGAGTCGCTCAAGCATGTGCAGCCCCAGGACCTGATCAAGTACGGGCTTATCCCTGAATTCGTGGGCAGGCTTCCTGTTGTTGCAACACTGGAAGAGCTGAGCGAATCAGCGCTTGTGAGGATACTTACGGAACCAAAGAACGCGATTATAAAACAGTACCAGAGGCTTCTCTCGTTTGATAATGTTAAGCTGAAATTCACAGAGACCGCGCTTGCGGCCATTGCAAAAGAGGCCATCAGGCGCAAGACCGGCGCGCGCGGACTGAGGGCGATCCTCGAAGAAATTATGCTTGACGTGATGTACGAAATGCCGTCACAGAGCGAAGTCAGGGAATGTTTGATAACGGAAGAAGTGGTCACCAAGAAGGAAAAGCCTATCCTCGGCTACAAAGAACACGCAGAGTCCGCATAGGGCAGGAAGAAAGTTAGCGTTCCTATTTCGGCATTCCCTGCGCGAATGAGCCCTTTTCCACCCTCTCATTGGGATCATGATAATATTTAAACCTGAAAAGCGCGTCAAGGCCATGGCAGTCGATGCACAGCAGGCTGTAAGTCTGCATCCTGAGAAAACTGTTGGTTGCTGTGCCTTCAACATTCGCGCCCGTGCCTTTGTTATGAAATTTCGGGTCCCATTGATGAACGTTGTGACACGACGGGCATGAGATATTGCCGACTGACACGTTCTTCCCTGTATGCTGCTCAAAGAGCGGGAAATAGTTGGGCTTCCCCTTTGCATCTTTTCCAACGTTGGTAATAAGCTGCCCTTCAGGATGAGAGGCAATTGTGGGGACCTTGTTTTTTGCAACGCCGTTATCAGAGTGACAGGAATTACACATCATGTCCATCAGGTTGCCCCCTTTTGCAAAGCTTTGTCCCCAGAGTTTTAATTTGTTCTTGCCGTTGTGAACAATATGACAGACGCCGCACGGGCCTGATTCAGCAGGGGTCTCTCCGGTAATATTTTTTGAATCAGGCGCGGTAACAATCATGTCGTGGTCGGTCCTTTCAATATAGCTTTGTTCGGGATGGCAGTTCCCGCAGAGACTGGAAGACGGTGAGTTTGCAAGCCTCAGGAAACTGTTTTGTGAAGTGCCCTCAACGGTTGAATGATCTCCCGGTATAATTTTTGCGGGGTCCCAGCGGTGAGGGTCGTGGCAGGTCTGGCATGCCATCAGGCCGCTTTTCGATACCTTCCCGTTTTTGTCAAAAAGCGGCAGGGTGGTGGTGAGCCCTTTTTCTGCAGGAGTGATATTTAAGGGATGGGAATAGTCCTTCACTATTTTTTTCTTTGCCATGCCGTTTTCATTATGGCAGCTTATGCACAAGTCCTGCACGACCTGCCCGCTCTTCGTGGTTATTTCCCTGGCCCAGAGGTAGCTTTTCTGGCCTCCGTGCACGTTGTGACAGGACCCGCATAGCCCTGACTGGGCCGGCGTTTGGTCAAGGTAATTTTTTGTCTCAGGGGCGACCTTCGCGATATCATGCTTGGAGTCGGCAATGTAAAATTTATTGCTGTGACATTCCTTGCACAGATCAGGAGCGGACCTTCTGAGAAAGGATGTTTTATTGTCACCCTTTATGTCTTTCCTTATCTCTCCTTCAGCGGAATCAGCGCGCCATCTGTGAGGGTCATGGCAGGTCGCGCATGTGACATTGCCGCCTTTGTCCTGGATGCCGAATTTATTGAAAAGCGGAAGGGTCAACTTGTCCTTTTCGACCCCGATAACTGTCAGCAATGTGTCCGGCGAGTTGCTTTCAAAGGGGTTAACATCCACAGGATGACGATAGTCTACCGGAATGGCCTTCTCCGCGATATTTCCCTTACTGTGACAACTGAGGCAGAG carries:
- the clpX gene encoding ATP-dependent Clp protease ATP-binding subunit ClpX, which codes for MNDKKTNKSENSILTCSFCGKTQKEVRKLIAGPTVYICDECINLCNEIMAEEFSSSFDINITQKIPTPKEIKHFLSDYVIEQDHAKKILSVAVHNHYKRVNSPKQADIELQKSNILLIGPTGTGKTILAQTLAKFLDVPFTIADATTLTEAGYVGEDVENIILKLIQAADYDVERAQRGIIYIDEIDKISRKTENVSITRDVSGEGVQQALLKIIEGTIANVPPQGGRKHPQQEYIPVNTANILFICGGAFIGLEKIIEERIGKKVVGFGSEPKVHGKKIDESLKHVQPQDLIKYGLIPEFVGRLPVVATLEELSESALVRILTEPKNAIIKQYQRLLSFDNVKLKFTETALAAIAKEAIRRKTGARGLRAILEEIMLDVMYEMPSQSEVRECLITEEVVTKKEKPILGYKEHAESA
- a CDS encoding cytochrome c3 family protein; protein product: MTGEMSEVKSQKSKVRGKNILKISLILHFAFCIFYFESISAASETAPRNPDSAKECAICHYNWIDTFYIEGRGSDLVPYTSEKTVAKPEMCFSCHDGSVVDSRARVYNDLRHKINQPPPASMKIPKIFPLDKDGKMQCFTCHTAHGVPSEMGMERTIFVRTSNKNSAMCVMCHADKDGGTAFGNHPVGPGEKEIPKALVSYGAVIGDGKNQIICETCHTVHGSPNASFLIESAKDSRLCLECHTDKNIFTPDGKRNHYHVINVKPEKVKIPEELFQKGAELGFNAEIICQTCHKVHNNKIEEKLLLIKRDNKSTLCLTCHTDKKYIEVTKHNLQNSAPGEKNLDGKNVAESGICSPCHLPHKEARKAGEGTDFTTRLCLSCHSKGNIAEKAIPVDYRHPVDVNPFESNSPDTLLTVIGVEKDKLTLPLFNKFGIQDKGGNVTCATCHDPHRWRADSAEGEIRKDIKGDNKTSFLRRSAPDLCKECHSNKFYIADSKHDIAKVAPETKNYLDQTPAQSGLCGSCHNVHGGQKSYLWAREITTKSGQVVQDLCISCHNENGMAKKKIVKDYSHPLNITPAEKGLTTTLPLFDKNGKVSKSGLMACQTCHDPHRWDPAKIIPGDHSTVEGTSQNSFLRLANSPSSSLCGNCHPEQSYIERTDHDMIVTAPDSKNITGETPAESGPCGVCHIVHNGKNKLKLWGQSFAKGGNLMDMMCNSCHSDNGVAKNKVPTIASHPEGQLITNVGKDAKGKPNYFPLFEQHTGKNVSVGNISCPSCHNVHQWDPKFHNKGTGANVEGTATNSFLRMQTYSLLCIDCHGLDALFRFKYYHDPNERVEKGSFAQGMPK